The Primulina eburnea isolate SZY01 chromosome 13, ASM2296580v1, whole genome shotgun sequence genome includes a region encoding these proteins:
- the LOC140810336 gene encoding uncharacterized protein: MASFNKIPMFSKENYDDWKILMQAHLAAQDDDMWFVITDVPMKIMKVNTDVGTTEGAPQMIEKHRSEWTADDKKKANLDNVAKDILYKTLDKNMFAKIKTCTTAKEIWEKLTQLCEGNDHTKENKLTVAIQKFDTAKMKPGETLAEFDERFSSIIIELISLGKEYSNREIALKVMRALPREWDVKTIAMRESKDVNKLELHDLFADLKSYEFELGIRTEQEPSATQRTKALAAAIVTLPVEESTSKKSAEQLSNEAMSLFVKKFSKVMRKNQSQMNKPYFKKDHTEDGQGCFNCGKKGHFIAECNRPKKDEKKQENRRRFKDNKKFVKKNNQRVLIAEEDKGKWAEIESEKSSSEASSSESEDETVECLMAKEDQESTDEMELKKKNLEKSTWFLDSGCSRHMTGKKNLCQKL, from the coding sequence ATGGCatctttcaacaaaattcctatgttctccaagGAAAactatgatgattggaaaattctCATGCAGGCACATCTAGCAGCACAGGATGACGACATGTGGTTTGTAATTACCGATGTaccaatgaagatcatgaaagtAAACACAGATGTTGGTACAACCGAAGGTGCTCCTCAAATGATAGAGAAACATAGATCTGAATGGACAGCTGATGATAAAAAGAAAGCAAACCTggacaacgttgcaaaagatatTCTATATAAGACTCTGGATAAGAACATGTTCGCCAAAATCAAGACCTGTACCACTGCAAAGGAGATATGGGAAAAACTTACTCAACTGTGCGAAGGCAATGATCataccaaagaaaacaaactgaccGTGGCTATCCAAAAATTCGATACTGCAAAGATGAAGCCAGGAGAAACTCTTGCAGAATTTGATGAGCGGTTTAGCAGCATTATCATCGAGCTCATCTCACTTGGAAAAGAGTACTCCAACAGAGAAATCGCTTTGAAGGTCATGCGAGCtcttcccagagaatgggatgtgaagACCATAGCAATGCGCGAATCCAAAGATGTGAACAAACTAGAACTCCATGATCTGTTTGCTGATCTTAAATCATATGAATTTGAGCTTGGAATACGAACTGAACAAGAGCCATCCGCAACTCAACGAACAAAGGCTTTGGCAGCTGCTATAGTGACTCTTCCGGTCGAAGAGTCCACAAGTAAGAAATCGGCTGAGCAACTAAGCAATGAAGCCATGTCTCTTTTTGTTAAGAAATTCAGCAAAGTCATGCGCAAAAATCAATCTCAAATGAAtaaaccttattttaaaaaggACCATACTGAGGATGGTCAAGGttgttttaactgtggaaagaaggGACACTTTATTGCAGAATGTAACAGGCCAAAGAAGGATGAGAAGAAACAGGAGAATAGAAGACGGTTCAAAGACAACAAGAAATTCGTCAAGAAAAATAATCAGCGAGTTCTGATtgcagaagaagacaaaggcaAATGGGCTGAAATCGAGTCAGAAAAATCCTCTTCTGAGGCATCTTCAAGTGAAAGCGAAGACGAGACAGTCGAGTGTCTCATGGCCAAGGAAGATCAAGAATCCACAGATGAAATGGAACTAAAGAAGAAAAACTTGGAAAAATCAACATGGTTTTTAGACAGCGGATGCTCAAGACATATGACAGGAAAAAAAAATCTCTGTCAGAAGTTGTGA
- the LOC140809324 gene encoding FCS-Like Zinc finger 8-like, with the protein MLSNRSRAVASKQALMADQRNSLLSSPTRTPTTPISSSLGSPRFFNGFLTKNLSDAEANVMSPTSILDPKVSSSFVNHFGYDTSTLSNPPSKQEQEAIGLALIDSIDEKNDEYGNFSKPLNRMVLFGSKLKVHIPYSNHPYSRSPAESPKSPADFGIKTRNSQCFSPFSGNPEKSFTRQLSLKEMELSEDYTRVITHGSNPKTTHIFDDCIVENCGANDDEVTSDPQRETESGFEINVSTSPSPNFLSFCHTCREILEQGQDIYVYRGEKAFCGHECRCQEVITDGMKNPELDDNI; encoded by the exons ATGCTGAGTAATAGATCTAGAGCAGTGGCCAGCAAGCAAGCTCTCATGGCGGATCAAAGAAACTCATTGCTTTCTTCTCCTACTAGAACTCCCACCACACCGATTTCATCTTCCTTGGGATCACCCAGATTTTTCAATGGGTTTTTGACTAAGAATCTTTCTGATGCAGAAGCTAATGTAATGAGTCCAACTTCAATTCTTGACCCCAAAGTTTCATCCAGTTTTGTTAACCATTTTGGCTATGACACCAGTACTCTATCCAATCCTCCAAGTAAACAAGAACAAGAAGCCATTGGACTGGCCCTTATTGATTCAATCGATGAGAAAAACGATGAATATGGAAACTTTAGCAAGCCATTGAACAGAATGGTTCTGTTTGGATCAAAGCTTAAGGTGCACATTCCCTACAGTAATCACCCCTATTCACGTTCTCCGGCTGAATCGCCGAAATCTCCGGCGGATTTCGGAATCAAGACCAGGAATTCTCAGTGCTTCAGCCCTTTCTCGGGCAACCCGGAAAAGAGCTTTACCAGGCAGCTATCTTTGAAAGAAATGGAGCTTTCTGAGGATTACACTCGCGTGATCACCCACGGCTCGAACCCAAAAACTACTCATATTTTCGATGATTGTATCGTGGAGAATTGTGGCGCAAATGATGATGAAGTAACTTCAGATCCTCAAAGGGAAACGGAAAGTGGTTTCGAAATCAATGTTTCAACTTCTCCATCACCAAATTTCTTGAGCTTTTGTCACACTTGCAGAGAAATTCTTGAACAAGGCCAAGATATTTATGTTTACAG GGGTGAGAAAGCCTTTTGCGGCCATGAATGCCGCTGCCAAGAAGTGATCACTGACGGTATGAAGAATCCGGAGTTGGATGACAATATTTAG